A region of the Candidatus Poribacteria bacterium genome:
TTGGGCATTAACTTCAGCGGTCGCACTGATGAGTGATGGCGTTGTTCTAACGAGTTCTTCCTCTGCGGTTAAATAACGGTTGAGGGCAAAATGCATATACATGAAGGACGAAGGGCTTTGTGCCATAGAGTGAGCGAAACTCTGCAGCGTTTCTTCAGCGTAATGCCGATAATCCGCACCAAATGCCAATAGATTGGCAACAGCAACTGCATTACCAGACGGAATTGCGGAGTCATAAGGTTTCTTGGTACGTACAATAAGATGCTTTGCATCCGCCTTCGTGTAATAGAACCCCCCGTTTTTGTCGTCCCAAAAAAGTTGAATCATCGCATCAGTGAGTTCTTTCGCTGAATTCAACCACTCTTCATCACCGGTAGCCTTATACAACCCAAGCAAACCCCGGACAAAAAAGGCATAGTCATCAAGATACACATCCTGTTTCACCACACCCGCAGTATAGGTATGACACAATTCACCGTCGGGTTTTTTCAGGGTGTCAAGAATAAACTGCGCAGCTTTTGATGCCGCGAGAAGATACTGCTCCTCGCCAAGTACCTGATAGCCGTAAGCAAGAGCGTCTATCATCAGACCGTTCCAATTGACAATGATTTTTGTGTCCAGCAACGGGTATTCGCGATCAAAACGTGCCGTCAAGAGTTTCTCACGTGCAGATTCTACGTCCTTGAGAGCACCCTCCGCTGCTGTGCCGTTAGGGACATAGAGAACATATTTACCCTCAAAATTAGGTCCCTTGTCGACCCCGTACACATCAGCGAAACGTGCTGCTGCCTTTTGGTCTCCGAGAATTTGCTGAATCTCATCGGCAGTCCAGACGTAATATTTTCCTTCTTCGGCATCCGTCTCAGCGTCCAAAGCTGAATAGAATCCGCCCTCTGGTGCTGTCATCTCTCGGAAAATGAAACTGAAGGTCTCTTCAGCAATCCGTCGATAGCGAGGTTCCTGTGTCAGTTGATGTGCATGGAGGTATAGTTTCGCCAATTGTGCGTTGTCGTAAAGCATCTTCTCAAAATGCGGAACGAGCCACTTTTCGTCAACAGAGTACCGGTGAAATCCACCACCTATCTGGTCATACATCCCACCGTAAGCCATCATATCCAGCGTATGCGTCACCATCTTCAACAGTGATTCATTTTCTGTGGGAGGCGTTTGTAACTCCGATCTTCGTTCGTATTCACTTAGCAAAAATTCGAGATTCGCTGGGCTTGGAAATTTCGGCGCGCCACCAAACCCACCGTAGGCATGACTATAGGCGGGACGGAGATAGTCCACTGCAGCAGTCGTAAGCGATCTATCTAATGGTTTAGTAGTGAGTGCCGTAAACCCTCTGCTTGTCGCCAATTCAATAGTATCTGAAATCTGCTCTGCCGCTTCAATGACTTCCGCTTCTCGCGTTACCCACGCTTCATGCACCGCATCAAGAATAGTCGGAAACCCCGGTCTGCCCGGCACATCTGTCGGTGGAAAATAGGTACCAGCATAAAACGGTTTTAAATCAGGGGTGAGAAAAACAGAGTTGGGCCATCCGCCTCGTTGAATCAGAAGTTGCGTTGCTGTCATATAGATTTCATCGAGATCTGGACGCTCTTCTCTATCAATCTTAATATTGATAAAATCTCTGTTCATCATTGCGGCAATTTCTGGGCTTGAGAACACCTCCCGCTCCATGACGTGGCACCAATAACAAGTGGAATACCCGACAGAGAGAAAAATCAATTTGTTTTCTTTCTTCGCACGTTCTAATGCTTCATCACCCCACGGATACCACTCCACAGGGTTATGCGCGTGGAGCAACAGGTAAGGGCTGGTCTCATGAATAAGTCGATTCGTCCATTTCCAAGAGCCATCTGGATTCTTGAGTGCTGCCTCATCGGCTCCTACTATCCATACAAGATTGAGAAAAAGCAGACAGGTGAGAAACTTCTGTATTGTATTTTTCATACTGGAAACCTTTATTGTAAAAAGCAATATGCGATGAATCGCACTCCTCCAAACCTATGATACGATTTTTGAAAAGTCCAATTCGCATAGCATGGTTATTGCACAAGTGCCTGCTGTGCTACCGAGCGGCCACGTTCTGTCAGCATCAACTGTGTTTCCTCCTGAGAGACGCAACGATTGTGCAGGGCGTATTTCACGACTTGGGTAGCGAAAGAAGGGTCCCAACGGAGATGCTCATGAAGATGTGCTATCTCCGACTCTGCTTCAGCTTCCGGAAGTCCTTCGTGATTAAAGAGGTGAATCACTAACATCGTTTGGGCAAATTCCCTTTTTTGGCGTGTTCGTCTCCGTGCGATAGCGATAAGTCCACGGTTCGGAACAACCAGAAAAATCAGCCCGAACACAAGGAGCGTCATTGTTGCAATCATCCCTGCAATAGAAACATCGAAGACGGACGCGAGCCAATAACCACCTACAGCATTCATACTCCCAATAATCGCGCTCAGGGTAAGCATCAGTGAGAGCCTGTTTGTGATGAGATACGCCGTAGCAGGCGGTCCAGCGATAAGAGCAACAACCAATATCGAACCAACGGCATCAAATGCTCCGACTGTTGTTACGGATACAAGGGTCATCAGCCCATAGTGAATTAGGGTAGGCGCGAACCCCAACGTAGCTGCTAAACTTGCGTCAAAGGTTGCTAACTTCAACTCTTTGTAAAATAGCAGAATAAAGGCGAGGTTCAGCAGCAGAATCGTCCCCATCACATATACAGATATGGGACCTAAATCGTATCCGAAAACATCTAACCGGTTAAGCGGCGCATAAGCGAGTTCACCGAGGAGGACAACATCCATATCCAAATGAACGTTGCCTGCAAATCGAGAAATCAGGATCACCCCGATGCTGAAAAGGGCAGGGAACGTTAAGCCAATCGCGGCATCCTCTTTCACCAGTTTCGTCCGTTGCAGCAACTCAACGAAAACAACGGTGAGTACACCGGTTCCGGCAGCGGCAAGAATGAGAAGCGGCGACGACAGGCTTTTCGTAAGAAAAAAGGCGAGGACGATACCGGGGAGAATTGCGTGGCTAATGGCATCACTCATCAAAGTCATTCGCCTTAGCACTAAGAACACACCGGGCAAAGCGCACGCCACCGCTGTCACAATCGCAATGAGTTGAATATCAAGATGCTCTTGTATCACTTTTTTAATTATGGAGTTTCTAACCTGTGCTCCGCTCCGCTTCGCACAGGTTTTCGCTTATGCTATAGGTTCTTCTTAAAATCGGGCTCGTAGTTCGTAACGAAATGGAGAACGGATACTCAGAAAGGGCACGTCAAAGTCGTAACCGATGTAGTTCTCCTGCAAGGTATAATTAAAAAACCGTCACGTTTTTAGTCGTCCTGTGGCTCAGCATACGATCTACCACCATACCCCTCAACGGCTATACGCCGTTTGTTTCGCTGGTGCCGAAACCAGTCCCACAAAAGTCCACGATTCGGGGCAAAAATGATCGAGAATCCCACAACAACTGTTGCACACAACACAATCGTTGGGCCAGTCGGGATACGTGAAGCACTACTACTGATAATCGTTCCACTCACGCCTGCGAGTGCTCCAAAACCAGCAGCGAGAAACATCATCACGCTAAGCTTATTGGTCCACTGTCGTGCAGCGACCGCTGGCGCGACCAACATCGCACTCATCAAAACAGCACCGACAGCTTGCAAACCGAGAACGATCGCTATAACGAGGAGACTCGTCAACAGAATGTCAAGTGCACGGATCGGGAACCCAAGCGATGCAGCAAAACCATCATCAAAAACCAATAACTTCAACTCTTTCCAAAAAACAAGCATGATGACGATTGCAGTGCCCCCGAGTATACCAATTGTCAACACATCGCTCTCCAGAATAGTGGCGGCTTGTCCGAAGAGAAACGTATCCAATCCGGCTTGATTCGCATTACCGGTCCGCTGAATCAGCGTATGTAGCACTAACCCGAACCCAAAAAAAGTGGACAGTATGATCCCAAGTGCGCTATCGTATTTGATACGCGTCAGCCTTACGATACCCAAAATGAGCAGTGTACCGAGCCATCCCGCAATTGCCGCACCGAGGACCAAAACCAGAGGGGTTTTACTTCCTGTCAGCAGAAATGCGATTGCAATACCGGGCAACGCGGCATGGGAAATGGCATCGCCGAGGAGACTCTGGCGACGCAAAACAGCATAAGTGCCGAGGGACCCGCTTACAGCACCAAGCAAGGCAGCACCCATGGCGACAATCAGAAGCGTATAATCAAGATGAGTAAGAATACTCAGATATTCCATTTTTTCTGGCAATCAGCAGTCAGCAATCCGTCATCAGTAAAGATGTAAGCGTTTCAGTAACGTTTCTTTTTTTATTGACGGCTGAAAGGTTTTTCATAGAAAGACTGCGCTGACGGCTGAAAGGTTTGCTACGCAACCCGATCTGATTGCTGATAGCTGATGGCTATTTCGTCATGAACGCGACACGCCCCCCGTAAGTTATTCGCAAATTTTCAGGTGTAAAGGTTTCATCAACGGGTCCGCTTGCGATCCGACGAATGTTCAAAAGCATTACCCAATCGAAATACTCGGTTACCGTTTGTAAATCGTGATGCACCACGACAACGGTTTTTCCCTTTTCTCTGAACTCCTTAAGTAGCGTGACAATGGCGCGTTCTGTGGTAGCATCAACGCCCTGAAAAGGTTCATCCATCAAGTATACTGTAGCGTCTTGAACAAGAGCACGGGCAAGGAAAACCCGCTGTTGCTGTCCGCCAGAGAGTTGACTAATTTGCCGAGTGCTATATGCCTCCATACCCACCTTTTCCAAGGCATGCATGGCAAGCTCCCGCTCCTGCTTCCCGGGTCGTCGCACCCATCCGAGTGCGCCGTAACGTCCCATCATAACGACATCCAGCACGTTTGTTGGAAAATCCCAGTCAACCGTCCCCCGTTGCGGGACATACCCAACAATTCGGCGTTGCGCTTCATAAGGTTTGTCGTAAATCAAGATATTGCCTGCCGCAGGGCGCACCAGTCCCAAAATCGCCTTGATCAACGTCGTTTTACCCGCGCCATTGGGACCGACAATCGACAAGAGCACCCCAGGTGGTACATCCAAATCGACATCCCACAAGACAGGCTGATCTTGATAGGCAACTGTTAAATCTGTTACTTCAATGGCTTTCATTTCGGACGCTTGCATGTTTTTAATTTTACCTTGCGGTTTGATACGTTAGGTTTGGATATTGAAGTTCCTTTCCGTATATCTGAAGAAACACCGGATTTAGTCTGGGGATAGACTAAATCCATTCCTTGTATTACATTGCAAAAACCCCTCCAAATGTAAAGCAAAGACAAATTATGCCATTTAAGGAAACCTAATTTCATCAGGGTCCACGGATTATGTTCTACCAACTTAATCCTCCATCATCGAACTGGTGGATGTACTCCGAGTGAGTGCAGTTACAATCGTATCAATGTTATGACGAACCATTCCGATGTAGGTGCCTTTAGGTGTTCCTTCGTTTCCCATAGCATCTGAGAAAAGCTCGCCACCGATTATTACATCAAAACCTTTTGAGTTCACAGCTGCCCGGACCGCTTCAAGACTCCTCGACGAAACAGAGGATTCCACAAAAATTGCGGGAATGCGTCGCTCTGCAATAAACTTTGCCAACTCCTGGACATCAGCGATACCTGCCTCTGTTGCGGTGCTAATGCCTTGTAATCCGCGCACCTCAAATCCATAAGCCTTCCCGAAGTAGTTAAAAGCGTCGTGTGCCGTTACGAGCACCCGTTGTTCAGGTGGCACACGTTCCGCCTGTGCTTTCACATATTCGTGCAGTTCTGCGAGTTTCGCGAGGTAGCGTTCAGCATTAGTGTAGTACATTAGTGTATTGTCCGAATCGAATTCACTGAGAGCATCGCGAATCTTTCCCACGGCTTCCATCCAAAGTGTTACGTCAAACCACAGATGCGGATCGTATTGCCCTTCAAATTCCGGTGGCGTCAGCAGCAGGCTCCGGTCAACTGCATCTGTTACGGCAACAGTTTTTGTATCTCCCGACATTTTGGCAAGAATGTCGCCCATTTTCGATTCAAGGTGCAGCCCGTTATAGAAGATGAGTTGCGCCGAAGTTAACCGCTGCACATCCCCCGCACTCGCCTTATAAAGGTGTGGATCTACCCCCGGTCCCATCAACCCTGTGACATCAACCCGTTCACCACCAACATTTTTAACAACATCAGTAATCATACCGATCGTCGTGACAACGCGAAGTTTATCTCCAACGGAAGCATCAGGTGATTTCCCTTTTGGATCGCATCCAATGTACACAAATATGCATATTAAAAACAGTGATATGTATCTTCTCTGCATAATCTTAATTCCCAAAAAAGAAGTGTTCTAAAAGTTCACCAACGAGGTAGCCAACGCCTGCGACACCAAGCCCTACAACAAACATGTCAATACCACTACGAAACAAACCCCGCCCAGTGAAGATACTTCGGGCACCACCAACAGCAAAGTGGGACAACATCGCGAGCGTAAACGAGATCCAGATGGCAGCTGCTCCCCTTGTAAAAAGGAACGGTGCAACCGGAATGAAGGCACCGATAGCAGTCGCGAGTCCTGTAATCCACCCCTCTTTGAGCGGAGCTGTATGTAACTCACCTATTTTAAGTTCAGCTTGGACCTTTTCTGCCAGTGCTCTTTCTGGATCACTCATCACTTCTTGTGCGAGTTCGCGAGCCTGCTCTTCGGGCATGCCCCGTGCGGCATAAATAAGTGAAAGTTCCTCTTCCTCAAGATCAGGCATGAGGCGAATTTCCTCTCTTTCGACTTCTATTTCGTGCTCATAAACCTCCTGCTCACTTTTTGCAGCGAGGTAGCCTGAAGCCCCCATAGACAGCGAGTCGGCGACCGTCCCAACGATGCCTGTCACGAGAATCGTAGAGACATCGGAGGTTGCCGCGATAACGCCGGCGACTAAACCGAAGTTCGCCGTTAATCCGTCGTTGAACCCATAAACGATGTTGCCTACCATACCTCCAGACTCGGTTTTGTGCCACGGTTCATCACTTGAGCCGGTAAGCTCCTGTAAACTTTTCGTATGCTGGGCAGACTCTTTGGCTAAAGCAAGTGCAGCCTCTTTGATATCCGTCCTCATGCTGTTCCTGTGAAGCATTAAATAGTCTTTGACTTCACTTGCCTCCTCATTCAACATCTGAGAAAGCGGGAACTCACCTCCAAATCGGCGAGCATACCACGCCATCAACCTTGCTTTCAATGTCGGACGATGCTTTTTAGCCTTTATATTGTATGTATCGAGCATTCGTTCCCACCGGTCCACATGTCGAGTTTCCACCACAGCAAGTTCGCTTAATATTTCTCTCCGCTTGGCGTCCGACTCAAGTTCAGCAAAAACGCCATATAGAAAACTGGCATCCACTTCGTCTTGCAAATAACCTCTCCACACCTTGATCGTTTTACTGTCCGGTCGAACCTGTTTTTGTTGTTCCATTTTAGACTCCCTTCAAATATACCTATCGCTCTTTGTTAGACCGTTGTGAAAGTTGCAACACGCTCACCTACTACAAAATGACCTTTACTGCCCGCTGATCGCCGACTACCGACCGCTATTCCGGATCTTTCACTTTATCCACAAAAACCTGTTTCGCGACCTCACGCCCAATAACGACCTGCTGTCCAGCAACGTCGATAGTAAAGGGACCTGCAAACGGAGCAACTTCAATCACTCGGAATGCTGTGCCCGGGTAGAGATTGAAACTTCCTAAATGCCGAAGCATCGCCGAATCGGTGTCACTCACTTCAGCAACAATGCAGGATTGTCCACTACACAAGTCTGTCATTGGAATGGATTCAGTTTTCGTTACAACGCCGTTTTTATCGGGTATCGGTGAACCGTGGGGATCGGCAGTTGGGTAGCCGAGAAACTCGTCCATTCGTGCCTCCACGTCTTCCGAAATGACATGCTCCAATTTTTCTGCTTCCTCGTGAACACCATCCCACGGAACACCGAGTGCCTTGAATAGATAAAGTTCCAATAAGCGATGGTGCCGGATAATTTCGAGTGCGATTGCTTTCCCAGTATCTGTCAGCGTAACACCGCGATAGCGCTCGTGTCTTACCAGTTTCATCGTCTTCAGTTTTTTAATCA
Encoded here:
- a CDS encoding DUF255 domain-containing protein, which encodes MKNTIQKFLTCLLFLNLVWIVGADEAALKNPDGSWKWTNRLIHETSPYLLLHAHNPVEWYPWGDEALERAKKENKLIFLSVGYSTCYWCHVMEREVFSSPEIAAMMNRDFINIKIDREERPDLDEIYMTATQLLIQRGGWPNSVFLTPDLKPFYAGTYFPPTDVPGRPGFPTILDAVHEAWVTREAEVIEAAEQISDTIELATSRGFTALTTKPLDRSLTTAAVDYLRPAYSHAYGGFGGAPKFPSPANLEFLLSEYERRSELQTPPTENESLLKMVTHTLDMMAYGGMYDQIGGGFHRYSVDEKWLVPHFEKMLYDNAQLAKLYLHAHQLTQEPRYRRIAEETFSFIFREMTAPEGGFYSALDAETDAEEGKYYVWTADEIQQILGDQKAAARFADVYGVDKGPNFEGKYVLYVPNGTAAEGALKDVESAREKLLTARFDREYPLLDTKIIVNWNGLMIDALAYGYQVLGEEQYLLAASKAAQFILDTLKKPDGELCHTYTAGVVKQDVYLDDYAFFVRGLLGLYKATGDEEWLNSAKELTDAMIQLFWDDKNGGFYYTKADAKHLIVRTKKPYDSAIPSGNAVAVANLLAFGADYRHYAEETLQSFAHSMAQSPSSFMYMHFALNRYLTAEEELVRTTPSLISATAEVNAQNKKIYDVVLQLNIAKGWHINANPAGQDNLIPTTITVDADIPFELANVVYPKGRSTHFEFSSEPLNVYEGNLTIPLQLKQKPNVKRDKNVPIMLQLTYQLCNETECLLPQTLDIPLEVP
- a CDS encoding metal ABC transporter permease; amino-acid sequence: MEYLSILTHLDYTLLIVAMGAALLGAVSGSLGTYAVLRRQSLLGDAISHAALPGIAIAFLLTGSKTPLVLVLGAAIAGWLGTLLILGIVRLTRIKYDSALGIILSTFFGFGLVLHTLIQRTGNANQAGLDTFLFGQAATILESDVLTIGILGGTAIVIMLVFWKELKLLVFDDGFAASLGFPIRALDILLTSLLVIAIVLGLQAVGAVLMSAMLVAPAVAARQWTNKLSVMMFLAAGFGALAGVSGTIISSSASRIPTGPTIVLCATVVVGFSIIFAPNRGLLWDWFRHQRNKRRIAVEGYGGRSYAEPQDD
- a CDS encoding metal-dependent transcriptional regulator, which encodes MLTHAAEDYLKSIYKLQEKVGKVSTGILAEYLNVKPASATGMIKKLKTMKLVRHERYRGVTLTDTGKAIALEIIRHHRLLELYLFKALGVPWDGVHEEAEKLEHVISEDVEARMDEFLGYPTADPHGSPIPDKNGVVTKTESIPMTDLCSGQSCIVAEVSDTDSAMLRHLGSFNLYPGTAFRVIEVAPFAGPFTIDVAGQQVVIGREVAKQVFVDKVKDPE
- a CDS encoding zinc ABC transporter substrate-binding protein, with protein sequence MQRRYISLFLICIFVYIGCDPKGKSPDASVGDKLRVVTTIGMITDVVKNVGGERVDVTGLMGPGVDPHLYKASAGDVQRLTSAQLIFYNGLHLESKMGDILAKMSGDTKTVAVTDAVDRSLLLTPPEFEGQYDPHLWFDVTLWMEAVGKIRDALSEFDSDNTLMYYTNAERYLAKLAELHEYVKAQAERVPPEQRVLVTAHDAFNYFGKAYGFEVRGLQGISTATEAGIADVQELAKFIAERRIPAIFVESSVSSRSLEAVRAAVNSKGFDVIIGGELFSDAMGNEGTPKGTYIGMVRHNIDTIVTALTRSTSTSSMMED
- a CDS encoding metal ABC transporter ATP-binding protein; its protein translation is MKAIEVTDLTVAYQDQPVLWDVDLDVPPGVLLSIVGPNGAGKTTLIKAILGLVRPAAGNILIYDKPYEAQRRIVGYVPQRGTVDWDFPTNVLDVVMMGRYGALGWVRRPGKQERELAMHALEKVGMEAYSTRQISQLSGGQQQRVFLARALVQDATVYLMDEPFQGVDATTERAIVTLLKEFREKGKTVVVVHHDLQTVTEYFDWVMLLNIRRIASGPVDETFTPENLRITYGGRVAFMTK
- a CDS encoding metal ABC transporter permease; its protein translation is MQEHLDIQLIAIVTAVACALPGVFLVLRRMTLMSDAISHAILPGIVLAFFLTKSLSSPLLILAAAGTGVLTVVFVELLQRTKLVKEDAAIGLTFPALFSIGVILISRFAGNVHLDMDVVLLGELAYAPLNRLDVFGYDLGPISVYVMGTILLLNLAFILLFYKELKLATFDASLAATLGFAPTLIHYGLMTLVSVTTVGAFDAVGSILVVALIAGPPATAYLITNRLSLMLTLSAIIGSMNAVGGYWLASVFDVSIAGMIATMTLLVFGLIFLVVPNRGLIAIARRRTRQKREFAQTMLVIHLFNHEGLPEAEAESEIAHLHEHLRWDPSFATQVVKYALHNRCVSQEETQLMLTERGRSVAQQALVQ
- a CDS encoding VIT1/CCC1 transporter family protein, which produces MEQQKQVRPDSKTIKVWRGYLQDEVDASFLYGVFAELESDAKRREILSELAVVETRHVDRWERMLDTYNIKAKKHRPTLKARLMAWYARRFGGEFPLSQMLNEEASEVKDYLMLHRNSMRTDIKEAALALAKESAQHTKSLQELTGSSDEPWHKTESGGMVGNIVYGFNDGLTANFGLVAGVIAATSDVSTILVTGIVGTVADSLSMGASGYLAAKSEQEVYEHEIEVEREEIRLMPDLEEEELSLIYAARGMPEEQARELAQEVMSDPERALAEKVQAELKIGELHTAPLKEGWITGLATAIGAFIPVAPFLFTRGAAAIWISFTLAMLSHFAVGGARSIFTGRGLFRSGIDMFVVGLGVAGVGYLVGELLEHFFFGN